The Candidatus Phytoplasma asteris DNA segment TATCTAAAATTGCTACCCTTAATCCTTCTTGTAAATTTGAAGCTACTTCTTATCAAAACATTTTTATCTAAATTTTATCCTTTTTTATCATACAAATGTTTTTGTCCAACAAAATATTAATAAATAAAATTACTTAGAAAAGAGACACATTACATGTTTAAACTATCTTCTTTATCTTCCAAAACTAAAAAAAATCTATTATTTGCCTTATTAACTATTTCTCTTTTGTGTAATTTGCTTTTGGGTTATTTTCTTTGGGATGCTAAAAAATCTTTAGCTCATACCCCTTCCAACCAAAAAAACCATAAATTAACAGTAGCAACTGCTCTGCCAACTATTAAATATTTTTTAGAAGAATATGCCAAAGACCGTTTAAAAGAATACAATATTGATTTAGATGTTCAATATATAAGTTCTAGATTTAAACAAACCAATGAATTACTTTTAAACAAAAAAGTTGATGCTAAATTAGACGCTCATGTACATGATTTAAATATTTTTAATAAAGAAAATCCAAATATTCCAGATCAAGATAAATTAACTTTTAGCCAAGTAGTTTATTTAGCTAAATTTGGGCTTTTTGCTAAACCTAATACTTTTAATAATTTAGAAGAAATTAAAAAAAACAATCATCCTAACAACCTTAAAATTTTGATGCCACAAGACAATTTTCAACGTTCTTTAGCTTTGCGCGTGTTGCAAGAATTAAAAATTATTGAAGAAATAAACCCAGAACGCACTCTTAGCACTGAAGAACAATTTAATTTAAAAACTACAGATTTTAAACCTACTAATTTATATCCTGACATAGAATACACTACTGAATCGGATTTAATGACAATTACATCTAGATTTCTTGCTCCTAATGATTTTGATTTATGTCTTAATTATCCTACTCTTATGGGATTGGGAATAAATAATTTTATATCACTAGGAATAATGCAAAAACCCACTAATTTAGATGATATTATTTATTCTTATACCATTTCTTTAGTGACTACTAACAATAATAAAAATAACTGGAAAATTAAAATTTTACAAGATATTTTAAAAGAAGAAGAAGCTATTGCATATATGAAAAAAAGCCAATTTGCAACCAATTTTTATATGATTCCAAGACAAGAAGTTAAACAAATAAGTAAAAACATTAAAGATAAATATTTAGGCAAAACAGGCGCTGCTCCTGCTTCTAATTAATGTAAAAACTCAATGGAAAATAATATTTTTATTCGTTTGTGGAATGTTTTAGCTAAAAATCAATTGGTATGGAATGGTTTTAAAGAAACTCTTAAAATTACTTTAATAGGTTGTTTTATTGCTTTTTTTCTAGGGCTTATTTTAGGAGTTTTATTATATTTATTCAAAATACAAAAACATTATAAAAGATATTGGATTTTAAATAGTTTGATGAATTTTTTCATTTCTACTCCTTTTTTAATCTTAATTGTTTTATTACTAAAATTAATTTTAATCCCTTATTTTCGCATGGGTTATGGCTTTGGTACTGCCCTTTTTTTCTTAGTCTTAGCTATTGCTCCTCTTTTTGCTCGTCATTGTGAACAAGCTTTTTTAACTACTAATCCAGAATTATACCAAACATCATTTAGTCTTGGAGCAACTAAATTTCAATTTGTGACTAAATTTTTGTTAACAGAAACCCGTTCTGATATCATTTTAAAACTAGCTTCTCTTTTTATCACTTCCCTTGCTTATTCTTCTGTTTTGCAAATTGTAGGGCATCAAGGTATTGCAGCAGTGGCAATTGATAATGGCTATAACGGACATTATGATTTTGAACCCTTTTTTACTCGCTTTGATTTAATTATAGTATCTGTTTTGCTTACCTTTATTTTAACTCAAACAGTTTATTTTTTAGGAAATCGCATTGCTTTTGCCCTTGATAAACGCTAATTACATCCATTTTTTACCAAATTTTTTCCTCTCACCAACTTTTTTATCATTTTTTTCCACAATTTAGTCTTTTTTTTCATCAAATAAAGTAAAATAAGGTATAATACTCTTGTGGATAATATGAAATTAATTATAGCTATCGTTTCTAGTCACGATGCTAACAAAGTACAACAATCTTTAATAGAAAATAGTTTTTTTACAACTAGATTAGCTACTAAGGGAGGTTTTTTAAAAGAAGCTAATGCAACTTTTATTTTAGGAGTCAAAGAAGAACAAGTACCCAAAGCTTTAGAAATTATAAAAACCCATTCTCATAAAAAAACTCAAATGATTCCAAAAAATATCATCAATGAGTTTAGTGCTTATAATTCTTTTCCTACCGAAGTTTCTGTGGGCGGAGCAACGATTTTTGTTCTTGATGTGGACCAGTTTTTAAAAGTTTAACATTAATTAATAATTTTATCAAACCTAAAACCTATCAAATTCAACCAAATTTAAATTAAAAAAAGGAGTTTTTACGTGGCATTAACCAAAGAACAAAAACAAGAAATCATTAAACAAAATTCACGTTTTGCAAAAGACACAGGTTCATCTGAAGTTCAAATTGCTATTTTATCAGCAGAAATCAAACAATTAAGTGAACATTTAAAACAACACCCTCATGATTTTCACTCTAAAAGAGGTTTGTTTATGAAAAACAGCAAAAGACGTAATTTAGTAAAATATTTAGCAAACCAAAATTAATAATTCAAATATCACAGCTTTTGTGGTATTTTTTTATTTTTATTTTCCTTGCATTTAATTTACTCAAACCAACCCCAACCCCCAAAAATTACTTACACGCACGCACGCACGCAACTAAACGCATAACAAAGTTAAAAAGGAGACAACAAGGAACAATATGAAAGGTTTATTAGTTTTATATGACGGATTTGAGGATTGTGAGGCTTTAGTCACAAGAGCT contains these protein-coding regions:
- a CDS encoding MetQ/NlpA family ABC transporter substrate-binding protein, with the translated sequence MFKLSSLSSKTKKNLLFALLTISLLCNLLLGYFLWDAKKSLAHTPSNQKNHKLTVATALPTIKYFLEEYAKDRLKEYNIDLDVQYISSRFKQTNELLLNKKVDAKLDAHVHDLNIFNKENPNIPDQDKLTFSQVVYLAKFGLFAKPNTFNNLEEIKKNNHPNNLKILMPQDNFQRSLALRVLQELKIIEEINPERTLSTEEQFNLKTTDFKPTNLYPDIEYTTESDLMTITSRFLAPNDFDLCLNYPTLMGLGINNFISLGIMQKPTNLDDIIYSYTISLVTTNNNKNNWKIKILQDILKEEEAIAYMKKSQFATNFYMIPRQEVKQISKNIKDKYLGKTGAAPASN
- a CDS encoding ABC transporter permease subunit; translated protein: MENNIFIRLWNVLAKNQLVWNGFKETLKITLIGCFIAFFLGLILGVLLYLFKIQKHYKRYWILNSLMNFFISTPFLILIVLLLKLILIPYFRMGYGFGTALFFLVLAIAPLFARHCEQAFLTTNPELYQTSFSLGATKFQFVTKFLLTETRSDIILKLASLFITSLAYSSVLQIVGHQGIAAVAIDNGYNGHYDFEPFFTRFDLIIVSVLLTFILTQTVYFLGNRIAFALDKR
- a CDS encoding cyclic-di-AMP receptor, producing MKLIIAIVSSHDANKVQQSLIENSFFTTRLATKGGFLKEANATFILGVKEEQVPKALEIIKTHSHKKTQMIPKNIINEFSAYNSFPTEVSVGGATIFVLDVDQFLKV
- the rpsO gene encoding 30S ribosomal protein S15 → MALTKEQKQEIIKQNSRFAKDTGSSEVQIAILSAEIKQLSEHLKQHPHDFHSKRGLFMKNSKRRNLVKYLANQN